Proteins encoded in a region of the bacterium genome:
- a CDS encoding DUF2993 domain-containing protein translates to MVATAAWPAMTPDQVAARIRSRMTHLWKVQNLRIAVTPHPGNAGMDKGAFKQIKVTADSVTVDGVKMTQVLMQAQDLVLDLPRLRTRNDVKVLRRGSDRIHAKVSEADLNRALTFKKNRIENMRIKLGHGNLVITGKYRFGLATNFMAQGRLECPDGYRISFIPTKASVGGLPLPTAPLRTLLKKINPLLDLQKIPMSPKVDRLIVQPGYLSVQG, encoded by the coding sequence ATGGTTGCGACGGCTGCGTGGCCGGCGATGACGCCCGACCAAGTGGCCGCCCGTATCCGTTCCCGCATGACGCACCTGTGGAAGGTGCAGAACCTGCGTATCGCCGTGACGCCCCATCCGGGCAACGCCGGCATGGACAAGGGCGCCTTCAAGCAGATCAAGGTCACGGCGGACTCCGTCACGGTGGACGGAGTAAAGATGACGCAGGTGCTGATGCAGGCACAGGATCTGGTCCTCGACCTGCCGAGACTGCGGACGCGCAATGATGTGAAGGTGCTGCGGCGCGGGTCGGACAGGATCCACGCGAAGGTCTCAGAGGCCGACCTGAACCGCGCCCTGACCTTCAAGAAGAACCGGATCGAGAACATGCGCATCAAGCTGGGCCATGGCAACCTGGTCATCACCGGGAAGTACCGCTTCGGCCTGGCCACGAACTTCATGGCGCAGGGACGGTTGGAGTGCCCCGACGGCTACCGGATCAGCTTCATCCCGACCAAGGCCTCGGTCGGCGGCCTACCGCTGCCCACCGCGCCGCTGCGCACCCTCCTGAAGAAGATCAACCCGCTGTTGGACCTGCAGAAGATCCCCATGTCGCCGAAGGTGGACCGCCTGATCGTCCAGCCCGGGTACCTGTCGGTGCAGGGCTAG
- a CDS encoding DUF4091 domain-containing protein: MTPPLPVWLILMLILLAALPAQAKYPDDLPPAEKAIAGTVDPWGLPFSDSLRAFDERFGPDSRFALGVTHDLVKVWPLKYWFRGQSVATRGDQPGLLQTEPRWAAAGDTVAFQVVVLPRMGAADATYTVQAGVDGCPGAQIETFREVFVKTAQPGYPRYPVDRWPDPLVPASEVALSGTDCGAFWVDVKLPAGAPAGLVTARVKVTDGTQTNTLEERFRIVPGLPLRPRDFPLVAWFRPRYGKKSLSQDQMLGMAKLALDHNMQAMDILKGTFKPDDPAEFDRIHDGLAAAGQNVFELDAPGKKYDYKLLYDHIKAKGWLDQALVYSNNDEPLTETFEQSNVPWCQDMKQKYPGLRVFLASAYHQGMERGCDIWMTDLSTEGYDPEGMRHLKAPTLWHYYCHLPIHIQFRAPLTMAPNMEVDCDALQHRLALWMSDYYGAKGVFIWAGFSAGGIKDDFWQTLELEQTPGGYPYGGIHNGNNYLVYPPQSDGGPVLPSVRLKVLRAGMQDLALLRVARQMLADGKVKGAKARKLKELLNPTPGLFVHPQYWDRLPETLLAREQAILQALAQ; this comes from the coding sequence ATGACCCCACCCCTGCCCGTCTGGCTCATCCTGATGCTCATCCTGCTGGCGGCCCTGCCCGCCCAGGCCAAGTACCCCGACGACCTGCCCCCGGCCGAGAAGGCCATCGCCGGCACCGTGGACCCCTGGGGGCTGCCCTTCAGCGACTCCCTGCGCGCTTTCGACGAGCGCTTCGGCCCTGACAGCCGCTTCGCCCTCGGCGTGACCCACGACCTGGTCAAGGTCTGGCCGCTCAAGTACTGGTTCCGCGGTCAGAGCGTCGCCACCCGTGGCGACCAACCGGGCCTGCTGCAGACCGAGCCGCGATGGGCGGCCGCCGGTGACACCGTCGCCTTCCAGGTCGTCGTATTGCCCCGGATGGGCGCGGCCGACGCCACCTACACCGTCCAGGCCGGCGTGGATGGCTGCCCCGGAGCCCAGATCGAGACCTTTCGTGAGGTCTTCGTCAAGACCGCCCAGCCCGGCTACCCCCGCTACCCCGTTGACCGCTGGCCCGATCCGCTCGTGCCAGCCTCGGAGGTGGCGCTCTCCGGGACGGACTGCGGCGCGTTCTGGGTGGATGTCAAGCTGCCAGCCGGCGCGCCGGCTGGCCTCGTGACTGCCCGCGTCAAGGTCACTGACGGAACCCAGACCAACACCCTAGAGGAACGCTTCCGGATCGTCCCGGGCCTCCCGCTGCGCCCGCGGGACTTCCCGCTCGTGGCCTGGTTCCGCCCGCGGTACGGCAAGAAGAGCCTCAGCCAGGACCAGATGCTCGGGATGGCCAAGCTGGCCCTGGACCACAACATGCAGGCCATGGACATCCTCAAGGGCACCTTCAAGCCCGACGATCCCGCGGAGTTCGACCGGATCCACGATGGGTTGGCCGCCGCGGGCCAGAACGTGTTCGAGCTTGACGCTCCCGGCAAGAAGTACGACTACAAGCTGCTGTATGACCACATCAAGGCCAAAGGCTGGCTCGATCAGGCGCTCGTGTACAGCAACAACGACGAGCCCCTCACCGAGACCTTCGAGCAGTCCAACGTGCCGTGGTGCCAGGACATGAAGCAGAAGTACCCGGGCCTGCGGGTGTTCCTGGCCTCGGCGTACCACCAGGGCATGGAGCGCGGCTGCGACATCTGGATGACCGACCTGTCCACCGAGGGCTATGACCCCGAGGGCATGCGCCATCTCAAGGCCCCGACGCTGTGGCACTACTACTGCCACCTGCCGATCCACATCCAGTTCCGGGCGCCGCTGACGATGGCCCCGAACATGGAGGTGGACTGCGACGCCCTACAGCACCGGCTGGCGCTGTGGATGTCGGACTACTACGGGGCCAAGGGCGTGTTCATCTGGGCCGGCTTCTCGGCCGGGGGCATCAAGGACGACTTCTGGCAGACGCTCGAGCTGGAGCAGACGCCCGGCGGCTACCCGTACGGCGGCATCCACAATGGCAATAACTACCTCGTCTACCCGCCCCAGAGCGACGGGGGGCCCGTCCTGCCCTCCGTGCGCCTGAAGGTGCTGCGGGCCGGGATGCAGGACCTGGCCCTGCTGCGCGTGGCGCGGCAGATGCTTGCCGACGGCAAGGTGAAGGGCGCCAAGGCGCGCAAGCTGAAGGAGTTGCTGAACCCGACGCCAGGCCTCTTCGTGCACCCGCAGTACTGGGATCGCCTGCCCGAGACGCTCCTGGCCCGCGAGCAGGCCATCCTGCAGGCCTTGGCGCAGTAG
- a CDS encoding Gfo/Idh/MocA family oxidoreductase: MRIAILGASHWHVRLMYVEALQKLGEEIVALGECLPGKLALTDGLVDCPSYTDYDKLIAEQKPDFVFAHAPHADMTALADWLVERRLPFHMEKPMGVDWRKLEPVATMARTEGVFASVALVSRYYAVVQWLRERREQIGRVNHYYYRLFAGDPGRYREWGVEWMLDPARAGAGPLFNFGPHVVDLFFYLCVQEVTQVSAHWTRGLHGEPIEDLCSLTMVGAEGEIGVGEVSYSMPEGYERYFSLDSANLHCGGPEMGDMTVYWRDGRSERVVGNTADDVYFSYTKDTLERFRAGQPPVAGMDDMVKTLRVLNAARESAQTGQPVRIGGH, translated from the coding sequence ATGCGTATCGCCATTCTCGGCGCCAGCCACTGGCATGTGCGCCTGATGTACGTCGAAGCCCTGCAGAAGCTGGGCGAGGAGATCGTGGCCCTCGGCGAGTGCCTGCCGGGCAAGCTCGCGCTGACCGACGGGCTCGTGGACTGCCCGTCGTACACCGACTACGACAAGCTCATCGCCGAGCAGAAGCCTGACTTCGTGTTCGCCCATGCGCCGCATGCGGACATGACCGCCCTGGCCGACTGGCTGGTTGAGCGCCGCCTACCCTTTCACATGGAGAAGCCCATGGGCGTGGATTGGCGCAAGCTGGAGCCGGTGGCGACCATGGCCCGGACCGAAGGCGTCTTCGCCAGCGTCGCGCTGGTCTCCCGCTACTATGCCGTTGTGCAGTGGCTCCGCGAGCGGCGGGAGCAGATCGGACGCGTGAACCACTACTACTACCGGCTCTTCGCGGGCGACCCGGGCCGGTACCGCGAGTGGGGCGTGGAGTGGATGCTCGACCCCGCGCGCGCCGGGGCCGGCCCGCTCTTCAACTTCGGCCCGCATGTGGTGGACCTGTTCTTCTACCTGTGCGTCCAAGAGGTCACCCAGGTCTCCGCCCACTGGACCCGCGGCCTGCACGGAGAGCCGATTGAGGACCTCTGCAGTCTCACCATGGTCGGCGCCGAGGGGGAGATCGGCGTGGGTGAAGTCAGCTACTCGATGCCGGAGGGTTACGAGCGCTACTTCTCGCTCGACTCGGCGAACCTGCACTGCGGCGGGCCCGAGATGGGTGACATGACGGTCTACTGGCGCGACGGCCGCAGCGAACGCGTCGTCGGCAACACCGCCGATGACGTGTACTTCTCATACACGAAGGACACGCTGGAGCGCTTCCGCGCCGGACAGCCGCCCGTGGCGGGGATGGACGACATGGTCAAGACGCTGCGGGTGCTCAATGCGGCCAGGGAGTCGGCGCAGACCGGCCAGCCGGTGCGCATCGGCGGCCACTAG
- a CDS encoding glycoside hydrolase, with protein sequence MALRKLEDIVIYGNDAWYSTFPSIVRLASGKLICGFRRAPERRLQPGGVVTHADPNSQAVCVTSADEGRTWDPEPQLIYAHPAAGCQDPCLSLLADGAILCTLFAWQIYPAQSQKLVPDAPFLVDGNGWTMSNLGVHTLRSTDGGVSWGPATVVEPAPGAMDRLPGVPARGAVRGRSVSLPDGSVLMPVYGGSRPSPSVAYRSTDGGQSWRFLSVIAHDATVDMHEPHLHLCPSGKVVAFIRTAGLDGYLAMCHSTDGGATWSEWAKTEVWGHPFTTAVAPDGRVLLAYGYRREPFGVRCLLLDPECETIDMAGELVLRDDLYNFDIGYPWAVTLGDGTILVAYYANIADGTRHIAGTFVEVP encoded by the coding sequence ATGGCCCTACGGAAGCTCGAAGACATCGTCATCTACGGCAACGACGCGTGGTACTCCACGTTCCCCTCGATCGTTCGTCTGGCTAGCGGTAAGCTCATCTGCGGCTTCCGCCGGGCCCCGGAGCGGCGCCTGCAGCCGGGCGGGGTCGTCACGCATGCCGACCCCAACAGCCAGGCCGTCTGCGTCACCTCCGCCGACGAGGGGCGGACGTGGGACCCCGAGCCGCAGCTCATCTACGCTCATCCCGCCGCCGGCTGCCAGGACCCGTGCCTCAGCCTCCTGGCCGACGGCGCCATCCTGTGCACACTGTTCGCCTGGCAGATCTACCCGGCGCAGTCCCAGAAGTTGGTGCCCGACGCGCCCTTCCTGGTGGACGGCAACGGTTGGACGATGAGCAACCTGGGAGTGCACACGTTGCGCTCCACCGACGGTGGGGTCTCCTGGGGGCCGGCCACCGTCGTCGAGCCCGCGCCCGGAGCCATGGACCGGCTGCCGGGTGTGCCCGCCCGCGGCGCCGTCAGGGGCCGGAGCGTCAGCTTGCCGGACGGCTCCGTCCTCATGCCCGTCTATGGCGGCAGCCGCCCGTCCCCGTCAGTGGCCTACCGCTCCACCGACGGCGGGCAGAGCTGGCGCTTCCTGTCGGTCATCGCCCACGACGCGACGGTGGACATGCACGAGCCGCACTTGCACCTGTGTCCCAGCGGCAAGGTCGTAGCCTTCATCCGCACCGCTGGCCTGGACGGCTATCTGGCCATGTGCCATTCCACCGACGGCGGCGCAACGTGGAGCGAGTGGGCGAAGACAGAAGTCTGGGGGCACCCCTTCACCACCGCCGTCGCCCCGGACGGGCGCGTCCTGCTGGCCTACGGCTACCGCCGCGAGCCGTTCGGCGTCCGCTGCCTGTTGCTGGACCCCGAGTGCGAGACGATTGACATGGCCGGTGAGCTGGTCCTGCGCGACGATCTGTACAACTTCGACATCGGCTATCCCTGGGCCGTGACACTCGGCGACGGCACCATCCTGGTGGCCTACTATGCCAACATTGCCGACGGCACCCGCCACATCGCGGGAACGTTCGTGGAGGTCCCATGA
- a CDS encoding DUF1559 domain-containing protein — MGVRKGFTLIELLVVIAIIAILAAILFPVFAKAREKARQTSCLSNLKQIGLGLQMYSQDYDEMLVRFSGPYLWVEKMMPYVKNQQMFKCPSSGSGWGVVNTTACTLGAHMPESDARVRGVYCTYGICTITESATYGDFNGDGDVTDSLGYSMGFSEGQIQLPAEKVAVCESSCWRFRGLDHYTLYRNGNTSFAVHNGGMNCAFADGHAKWSKDAKRGNFDITATTIYN; from the coding sequence ATGGGCGTACGCAAGGGCTTCACACTGATTGAGTTGCTGGTGGTGATCGCCATCATCGCCATTCTGGCGGCGATCCTGTTTCCCGTCTTCGCCAAGGCTCGGGAGAAGGCCAGGCAGACGAGTTGCCTGTCGAACCTCAAGCAGATCGGGCTGGGTCTGCAGATGTACTCCCAGGACTATGACGAGATGCTGGTTCGCTTCTCTGGCCCGTACTTGTGGGTAGAGAAGATGATGCCCTACGTCAAGAACCAGCAGATGTTCAAGTGTCCTTCGAGTGGGTCCGGTTGGGGAGTGGTGAACACCACCGCGTGTACCCTCGGGGCCCACATGCCGGAGTCGGATGCCCGGGTTCGCGGCGTGTACTGCACGTACGGCATCTGCACCATTACCGAGAGCGCCACCTATGGTGACTTCAACGGCGATGGTGACGTCACCGATAGCCTTGGCTACAGCATGGGGTTCTCCGAGGGCCAGATCCAGCTCCCGGCCGAGAAAGTCGCCGTGTGTGAGTCCTCGTGCTGGCGCTTCCGCGGGCTGGACCACTACACACTGTACCGCAATGGCAACACGTCGTTCGCCGTCCACAACGGCGGCATGAACTGCGCCTTCGCCGACGGGCATGCCAAGTGGTCCAAGGACGCCAAGCGGGGCAACTTCGACATCACTGCCACGACGATCTACAACTGA
- a CDS encoding bifunctional methionine sulfoxide reductase B/A protein → MKQDTSQWKTLTPEEQHVIVGKGTDAPFTGEYVDLTAPGLYTCRRCGAVLFRSQDKFHSGSGWPSFDDTISGAVTRQPDADGRRTEIICTNCGGHLGHAFLGEGMTPRSVRNCVNSTALTFVPEAEVRVGRAYFAGGCFWGVEHLLKQQSGVIATTVGYMGGHTDNPTYRDVCSHTTGHAEAVEVLYDPQRVDFEALAKLFFEIHDPTQANGQGPDLGDQYRSEIFTTTAEQQAVARKLIADLKARGMDVVTQVTPAGKFWPAEEDHQDYYDKTGKLPYCHARKQLW, encoded by the coding sequence GTGAAGCAGGATACCAGCCAATGGAAGACGCTCACCCCCGAGGAGCAGCACGTCATCGTCGGCAAAGGGACCGACGCTCCGTTCACCGGTGAGTATGTGGACCTCACGGCGCCGGGCCTCTACACCTGCCGGCGCTGCGGGGCCGTGCTGTTCCGGTCGCAGGACAAGTTCCACTCCGGCAGCGGCTGGCCGTCCTTCGATGACACGATCTCCGGCGCCGTGACGCGCCAGCCCGATGCGGACGGGCGGCGAACGGAGATCATCTGCACGAACTGCGGCGGTCATCTGGGGCATGCCTTCCTTGGGGAGGGGATGACCCCCAGGAGCGTCCGGAACTGTGTGAACTCCACCGCCCTGACGTTCGTGCCCGAGGCGGAGGTGAGGGTAGGACGGGCGTACTTCGCCGGGGGATGCTTCTGGGGCGTGGAACACCTGCTCAAACAGCAGTCCGGCGTCATCGCCACCACGGTCGGCTACATGGGCGGCCATACCGACAACCCGACCTACCGCGACGTGTGCAGCCACACGACGGGCCACGCGGAAGCCGTCGAGGTGCTGTACGACCCGCAGCGGGTGGACTTCGAGGCGCTGGCCAAGCTGTTCTTCGAGATCCACGACCCGACCCAGGCCAACGGCCAGGGCCCGGACCTCGGCGACCAGTACCGTTCCGAGATCTTCACCACCACCGCCGAGCAGCAGGCCGTGGCGCGGAAGCTGATTGCCGATCTCAAGGCCAGGGGGATGGACGTGGTGACGCAGGTCACGCCGGCGGGCAAGTTCTGGCCGGCGGAGGAAGACCATCAGGACTACTACGACAAGACCGGCAAGCTGCCGTACTGCCACGCGCGCAAGCAGTTGTGGTGA
- a CDS encoding sulfatase-like hydrolase/transferase yields the protein MADRPHFLLIMSDQHNPHVMGCAGDRVVRTPHLDALAADGVRFGSATCGSPLCVPSRMTFLTGRHCSDLDVYTNGCYLPSDVPTFAHSLGAAGYEVTLGGRMHFVGPDQRHGFHRRLVGDVTASVPGGPGIDLGHIPTVSTGQTRATVEVSGPGRTSYQAFDEAVLGGCQEYLRERAEHPEDPFCLVTGLVLPHCPYIAPKALYDYYLDRVEPPRLPDGYLESVPEPVRGMRQGRGFDELTPDQVRSARAAYYGLVEVVDGLVGRLLGTLRETGLADNTIVIYTSDHGDCIGENGWWCKTSFYEGSVGVPLIVSAPGRLPEARECALNASLLDLGPTLLDYAGAEPLPHVAGRSLRPLLEGAVPADWDDAVFSEMVGYGHEPPGRMIRQGPWKLLWYPGFPPLLFNLEEDPGELRNVADAPELRGLREQFHERVQAGFDAQRSLGVLARRAPRALLAQWRRQFAAPDPDHWLPPPGTNVWPEQ from the coding sequence ATGGCCGACCGCCCGCACTTCCTGCTCATCATGTCGGACCAGCACAACCCGCACGTGATGGGCTGTGCGGGAGATAGGGTCGTCCGGACGCCGCACCTGGACGCCCTCGCCGCCGACGGCGTGCGCTTTGGCAGCGCGACCTGCGGCTCGCCCCTGTGCGTCCCCTCGCGGATGACCTTCCTGACCGGGCGGCACTGCAGCGACCTCGACGTGTACACCAACGGCTGCTACCTGCCGTCGGATGTCCCGACCTTCGCCCACAGCCTGGGCGCGGCGGGGTATGAGGTGACGCTCGGCGGCCGGATGCACTTCGTCGGTCCCGACCAGCGCCATGGCTTCCACCGGCGTCTGGTGGGCGACGTGACCGCGTCCGTGCCCGGCGGGCCAGGCATTGACCTCGGGCACATCCCCACGGTCAGCACCGGGCAGACCCGCGCCACCGTGGAGGTCTCCGGGCCGGGCCGCACCTCGTACCAGGCCTTCGACGAGGCGGTGCTGGGGGGATGCCAGGAGTACCTGCGCGAGCGCGCCGAGCACCCCGAAGACCCTTTCTGCCTGGTCACCGGGCTCGTGTTGCCCCACTGCCCGTACATCGCCCCGAAGGCCCTCTACGACTACTACCTCGACCGCGTCGAGCCGCCGCGGCTGCCCGATGGGTACCTGGAGAGCGTGCCGGAGCCGGTGCGCGGCATGCGCCAGGGCCGGGGCTTCGACGAGCTGACGCCCGACCAGGTCCGCAGCGCCCGGGCCGCGTACTACGGGCTGGTGGAGGTCGTCGACGGTCTCGTCGGGCGGCTGCTGGGTACTCTCCGTGAGACCGGGCTGGCCGACAACACCATCGTCATCTACACCTCCGACCACGGCGACTGCATCGGGGAGAATGGGTGGTGGTGCAAGACCAGCTTCTACGAGGGCTCCGTCGGCGTGCCCCTGATCGTCAGCGCCCCGGGGCGACTGCCAGAAGCGCGCGAATGCGCCCTCAACGCCAGCCTGCTGGACCTGGGCCCGACGCTCCTGGACTACGCGGGCGCCGAACCCCTTCCGCACGTGGCCGGGCGGTCGCTGCGGCCGCTGCTGGAGGGCGCCGTGCCGGCCGACTGGGACGACGCCGTCTTCTCCGAAATGGTCGGCTATGGCCACGAGCCGCCTGGACGCATGATCCGACAGGGGCCGTGGAAGCTGCTGTGGTACCCGGGGTTCCCTCCGCTGCTGTTCAATCTGGAGGAGGACCCCGGTGAGCTGAGGAATGTGGCCGACGCGCCGGAGCTGCGGGGGCTGCGCGAGCAGTTCCACGAGCGCGTGCAGGCGGGGTTCGATGCGCAGCGGTCGCTCGGGGTACTGGCCCGGCGTGCCCCCAGAGCGCTCCTGGCGCAGTGGCGGCGGCAGTTCGCGGCGCCCGATCCCGATCACTGGCTGCCTCCGCCGGGAACGAATGTCTGGCCGGAACAGTAG